One Bacteroidota bacterium DNA window includes the following coding sequences:
- a CDS encoding tryptophanase — protein MKTIIEPFKIKVVEPIAFSTVGQREEILRVAGFNPFLIRAEDVLIDLLTDSGTAAMSAKQWAGMMEGDESYAGARSFFRFEKVARELTGFKHIIPTHQGRAAEKILFTLAGGAGKIIPNNIHFDTTRANVEFSGAEAVDLLAPAGRDPALVADFKGNIDLDGLARLIEERGQDHIPLIMLTVTNNAGGGQPVSMENIRRTKALAAKHGIPLFLDACRFAENAYFIKKREKGYGSRPVREIAREMFSHADGCTMSAKKDALVNTGGFLAMNDDALAGRARNLLILTEGFVTYGGLAGRDLEAIAQGLEEVLDEQYLTYRIRSVEYLGEKLLEAGVPMIQPPGGHAIYLDAARFLPGVPPEKFPGQAIVCELYRVAGIRSVEIGSVMFGRTEPSTGRFIPPPMELVRLAIPRRVYTQSHIDYVIESVIEVFRNRDRLRGYRIVAEPPVLRHFSARFAQLN, from the coding sequence ATGAAGACGATCATCGAGCCGTTCAAGATCAAGGTCGTCGAACCGATCGCGTTTTCCACCGTCGGGCAGCGGGAGGAGATTCTCCGCGTGGCGGGCTTCAACCCGTTTCTGATCCGGGCTGAAGACGTCCTGATCGACCTGCTGACCGACAGCGGCACGGCCGCCATGAGCGCGAAGCAATGGGCGGGGATGATGGAAGGGGACGAATCGTACGCCGGCGCCCGGAGCTTTTTCCGGTTCGAGAAGGTCGCCCGGGAGCTGACCGGATTCAAGCATATCATTCCGACCCACCAGGGGCGCGCCGCCGAAAAAATCCTCTTCACCCTGGCCGGAGGAGCCGGCAAGATCATCCCGAACAACATCCATTTCGACACGACCCGCGCGAACGTGGAATTCTCTGGCGCGGAGGCGGTGGACCTTCTTGCTCCCGCCGGGAGAGATCCGGCCCTCGTTGCGGACTTCAAGGGAAATATCGACCTCGACGGGCTCGCACGCCTCATCGAAGAGCGGGGACAGGATCATATTCCTCTGATCATGTTGACCGTCACCAACAACGCGGGCGGGGGCCAACCCGTTTCGATGGAAAATATCCGGCGGACGAAAGCCCTGGCTGCGAAGCACGGCATCCCTCTTTTTCTCGACGCATGCCGGTTCGCGGAAAACGCCTACTTCATCAAGAAAAGAGAGAAGGGGTACGGAAGCAGGCCGGTCAGGGAGATCGCCCGGGAAATGTTTTCCCACGCGGACGGCTGCACGATGAGCGCGAAGAAGGACGCGCTCGTGAACACGGGGGGATTTCTGGCGATGAACGACGACGCCCTTGCGGGCCGGGCGAGAAACCTGCTCATCCTCACCGAAGGTTTCGTCACGTACGGCGGGCTTGCAGGGCGGGACCTCGAGGCGATCGCACAGGGGTTGGAGGAGGTGCTCGACGAGCAATATCTTACCTACCGCATCAGGTCCGTCGAATACCTCGGCGAGAAACTCCTCGAGGCCGGCGTGCCGATGATCCAGCCGCCGGGAGGGCATGCGATCTATCTGGATGCGGCGCGCTTCCTTCCGGGGGTCCCCCCGGAGAAGTTTCCGGGCCAGGCGATCGTCTGCGAGCTTTACCGCGTGGCGGGGATCCGCTCGGTGGAAATCGGGAGCGTGATGTTCGGCCGCACGGAGCCCTCCACCGGCAGGTTTATCCCGCCCCCCATGGAGCTGGTGAGGCTCGCGATTCCCCGGCGGGTCTATACGCAGAGCCATATCGACTATGTGATCGAATCGGTGATCGAGGTATTCCGGAACAGAGACCGGCTCCGGGGATACCGGATCGTCGCCGAGCCTCCGGTGCTGCGCCACTTTTCCGCGCGATTCGCGCAACTCAACTGA
- a CDS encoding Yip1 family protein → MIACPVCHAQNSNLATVCAGCGSFLQQRIENLDLFASAWSVLERPARGFKTIALARHKNYILVLSAVAGVALVFGFFWLAKMGEYAQNLINILAAGLALAAPAGILSVLFISLAIVLASRALRLRVRFRDAYAVVAYASVPLILTSLLFLPIEVLSFGSYFFARTPSPYSIRPLSYVVLLALDGAFAAWSIILLLVGVRVLAGAGWMKSGAAVLAALLLAALAVAGLMQFTLPRV, encoded by the coding sequence GTGATCGCCTGCCCGGTCTGTCACGCGCAGAACAGCAACCTCGCCACCGTCTGCGCCGGCTGCGGCAGCTTCCTCCAGCAGCGGATCGAAAACCTCGATCTCTTTGCCTCCGCCTGGTCGGTCCTGGAGAGGCCCGCCAGAGGGTTCAAGACGATCGCCCTGGCGAGACACAAGAATTATATCCTGGTGCTTTCGGCGGTCGCCGGCGTGGCGCTGGTCTTCGGATTTTTCTGGCTCGCGAAGATGGGGGAGTACGCCCAAAACCTCATCAACATCCTTGCGGCCGGACTGGCCCTGGCGGCGCCTGCCGGAATCCTCTCGGTCCTGTTCATCTCTCTGGCGATCGTGCTCGCTTCCCGGGCGCTGCGTCTCCGCGTGCGCTTCCGGGACGCGTACGCCGTGGTCGCCTACGCGTCGGTCCCGCTGATACTCACTTCTCTCCTGTTCCTCCCGATCGAAGTGCTTTCGTTCGGTTCCTATTTCTTCGCTCGGACTCCGTCGCCCTACTCGATCCGGCCGCTCTCCTATGTCGTGCTCCTCGCATTGGACGGGGCGTTTGCCGCCTGGTCGATCATCCTCCTGCTGGTGGGCGTCCGCGTCCTCGCCGGCGCCGGGTGGATGAAATCGGGCGCGGCGGTCCTCGCGGCCCTGCTCCTCGCG